A region from the Pelobates fuscus isolate aPelFus1 chromosome 3, aPelFus1.pri, whole genome shotgun sequence genome encodes:
- the LOC134601811 gene encoding olfactory receptor 5AP2-like, translated as MGMYHQINGSTVTEFILMGLSSRHDIQIGLFPIFLLIYIFTILGNTGIIFLVYKNARLRTPMYFFICSLSFLDLCYSSDITPKMIVDLLYEKKTISYVGCAVQLFFFCAFGTTECCLFAVMAYDRYVAICNPLNYNIVMRSTTCTVLMSGAYSIGFVHALIEICFTFRLSFCASNILHHFVCDFPPLLNISCTDTSINELIIFIFASSITMVSIMVIVMSYIAIFLDILKIKNLKGRKKAFSTCSSHIIAASILYSIILFVYLTPKSKTFVQSELIAAVMYTVALPMINPIIYSFRNKDIKVSLKTTFQNSKK; from the coding sequence ATGGGAATGTACCATCAAATCAACGGCTCTACAGTCACAGAATTTATTCTAATGGGTTTATCTTCAAGGCATGATATACAGATAGGCTTATTcccaatatttttattaatttatatatttaccaTTTTAGGAAATACAGGAATAATTTTCCTTGTCTATAAGAATGCCAGATTACGCACGCCCATGTACTTCTTTATCTGTAGTCTATCATTTTTGGATCTCTGTTATTCTTCAGATATCACTCCAAAAATGATTGTCGATCTCCTTTATGAGAAGAAGACTATCTCCTATGTTGGCTGCGCAGTTCAACTCTTCTTCTTCTGCGCATTTGGTACAACTGAATGTTGCCTTTTTGCTGTAATGGCCTATGATCGCTATGTTGCAATATGCAACCCATTAAACTACAACATTGTCATGCGATCAACTACTTGTACAGTACTAATGTCTGGAGCTTACAGTATTGGCTTTGTGCATGCTTTAATTGAGATATGTTTTACATTTCGTCTCTCCTTTTGTGCATCTAATATTCTCCATCATTTTGTTTGCGACTTTCCTCCATTACTAAATATCTCTTGCACAGATACATCTATTAATGaacttattatatttatttttgcatcttCAATAACAATGGTTTCTATTATGGTCATCGTCATGTCATATATTGCTATCTTTTTGGAcattttaaagataaaaaatctgaagggaagaaaaaaagctttttcaACTTGTTCTTCTCATATCATCGCTGCctcaattttatatagcattataCTTTTTGTCTATCTAACACCCAAATCTAAAACATTTGTACAGAGTGAACTCATAGCAGCAGTCATGTACACTGTGGCATTACCCATGATCAATCCAAtaatttatagttttagaaataaaGATATTAAAGTATCACTAAAAACAACATTCCAAAattccaaaaaataa